A genomic region of Coraliomargarita sinensis contains the following coding sequences:
- a CDS encoding peptidoglycan-binding domain-containing protein — translation MPALNLREKGAQNARFIRIGEQLHWLDDARYEEWDSVVLRTRPLGMDDPILADVYYGISSADELKGAKRYTAGDQTIGLIYWVDGRIGLISAAAGNPVYVIERKLHRSEALQLEQSLVTRGFDPGKVDGVIDAATRAAINSYLESTGLPYRYETPVITEQIYKSITQNPPHG, via the coding sequence ATGCCGGCATTGAATTTGCGGGAAAAGGGGGCGCAAAACGCCCGTTTCATACGGATTGGGGAACAATTACACTGGCTGGATGATGCCCGCTATGAAGAATGGGATTCGGTGGTTCTACGCACGCGGCCTTTGGGAATGGATGATCCTATATTGGCTGATGTTTATTACGGGATAAGTAGCGCCGATGAGCTGAAAGGAGCAAAACGCTACACGGCGGGCGATCAAACCATCGGGTTGATTTATTGGGTGGATGGGCGTATCGGACTCATTTCTGCAGCTGCGGGCAATCCGGTTTACGTGATTGAACGGAAGTTGCATCGTTCAGAGGCCTTGCAGTTGGAACAATCATTGGTGACCCGGGGCTTTGATCCGGGCAAAGTTGATGGCGTCATCGATGCCGCAACCCGTGCTGCCATCAATAGCTACCTGGAATCAACCGGACTGCCGTATCGTTACGAGACCCCGGTCATCACCGAGCAAATTTATAAATCAATCACGCAAAATCCGCCGCATGGCTGA
- a CDS encoding putative signal transducing protein, producing MPVIATYTKMEDAHLAVSQLQGSGVEAWLRDEATANLYWLYSNAIGGVKVEVAEEDIERAREVLELPKEESGLLQCPHCGSQNTSVRQMNLISALALIFLSLILPERKHKADCLDCGKSFDF from the coding sequence ATGCCGGTTATCGCCACCTACACAAAAATGGAAGACGCCCATTTGGCGGTTTCCCAACTTCAGGGCAGCGGCGTCGAGGCGTGGCTGCGCGATGAAGCCACGGCCAACCTCTACTGGCTCTACTCCAACGCGATCGGTGGAGTGAAAGTCGAGGTTGCGGAGGAAGATATCGAACGGGCACGGGAGGTTCTGGAATTACCCAAGGAAGAAAGCGGACTGCTTCAGTGCCCGCACTGCGGCTCGCAAAATACCAGTGTTCGGCAGATGAATCTGATTTCCGCGCTGGCCTTAATCTTCCTGAGCTTAATTCTCCCTGAGCGGAAGCACAAAGCGGACTGTCTGGACTGCGGCAAGAGCTTTGATTTCTAG